A stretch of the Streptococcus oralis genome encodes the following:
- the rpoC gene encoding DNA-directed RNA polymerase subunit beta', with protein MVDVNRFKSMQITLASPSKVRSWSYGEVKKPETINYRTLKPEREGLFDEVIFGPTKDWECACGKYKRIRYRGIVCDRCGVEVTRTKVRRERMGHIELKAPVSHIWYFKGIPSRMGLTLDMSPRALEEVIYFAAYVVIDPKDTPLEHKSIMTEREYRERLREYGYGSFIAKMGAEAIQDLLKQVDLEKEITELKEELKTATGQKRVKAIRRLDVLDAFYKSGNKPEWMILNILPVIPPDLRPMLQLDGGRFASSDLNDLYRRVINRNNRLARLLELNAPGIIVQNEKRMLQEAVDALIDNGRRGRPITGPGSRPLKSLSHMLKGKQGRFRQNLLGKRVDFSGRSVIAVGPTLKMYQCGVPREMAIELFKPFVMREIVARDIVQNVKAAKRLVERGDERIWDILEEVIKEHPVLLNRAPTLHRLGIQAFEPVLIDGKALRLHPLVCEAYNADFDGDQMAIHVPLSEEAQAEARILMLAAEHILNPKDGKPVVTPSQDMVLGNYYLTMEEAGREGEGMVFKDRDEAVMAYRNGYVHLHSRVGIATDSLNKPWTEEQKHKVLLTTVGKILFNDIMPEGLPYLQEPTNANLTEGVPAKYFLPLGGDIKEAIRNLELNPPFKKKNLGNIIAEIFKRFRTTETSALLDRMKNLGYHHSTLAGLTVGIADIPVVEDKAEIIEESHKRVEQITKQFRRGMITDDERYNAVTAEWRAAREKLEKRLVANQDPKNPIVMMMDSGARGNISNFSQLAGMRGLMAAPNGRIMELPILSNFREGLSVLEMFFSTHGARKGMTDTALKTADSGYLTRRLVDVAQDVIIREDDCGTDRGLLIRSIAEGKEMIESLEERLNGRYTKKTVKHPETGAVIIGPNELITEDKAREIVNAGVEEVTIRSVFTCNTRHGVCRHCYGINLATGDAVEVGEAVGTIAAQSIGEPGTQLTMRTFHTGGVASNTDITQGLPRVQEIFEARNPKGEAVITEVKGQVTAIEEDASTRTKKVFVKGETGEGEYVVPFTARMRVEVGDRVSRGAALTEGSIQPKRLLAVRDVLSVETYLLGEVQKVYRSQGVEIGDKHIEVMVRQMIRKVRVMDPGDTDLLMGTLMDINDFTDANKDVLIAGGVPATGRPVLMGITKASLETNSFLSAASFQETTRVLTDAAIRGKKDHLLGLKENVIIGKIIPAGTGMARYRNLEPQAVNEAEYLAPEQEEAELAPVEEVVEIQVEETVE; from the coding sequence GTGGTTGATGTAAATCGTTTTAAAAGTATGCAAATCACCCTAGCTTCTCCAAGCAAAGTCCGTTCATGGTCTTATGGAGAAGTCAAAAAACCTGAAACAATCAATTACCGTACCTTGAAACCAGAACGTGAAGGACTCTTTGACGAAGTCATCTTTGGTCCTACAAAGGACTGGGAATGTGCTTGTGGGAAGTACAAACGCATTCGCTACAGAGGAATTGTTTGTGACCGCTGTGGGGTTGAAGTAACGCGTACAAAAGTTCGTCGTGAGCGTATGGGGCACATCGAGTTGAAAGCTCCTGTATCTCACATCTGGTATTTCAAGGGGATTCCAAGCCGTATGGGCTTGACCCTTGATATGAGCCCTCGTGCCCTCGAGGAAGTGATCTACTTTGCGGCTTACGTGGTGATTGATCCTAAGGATACACCGCTTGAGCACAAGTCTATCATGACAGAGCGCGAATACCGTGAGCGCTTGCGTGAGTATGGCTATGGATCATTCATTGCCAAGATGGGTGCCGAAGCCATCCAAGACCTCTTGAAACAAGTAGATCTTGAAAAAGAAATTACTGAACTCAAAGAAGAGTTGAAAACAGCTACTGGACAAAAACGTGTCAAAGCCATCCGTCGTTTGGATGTTTTGGATGCCTTTTACAAGTCTGGAAACAAGCCTGAATGGATGATTCTCAACATCCTTCCAGTTATTCCACCAGACCTTCGTCCAATGTTGCAGTTGGATGGTGGCCGTTTTGCCTCATCTGACTTGAACGACCTTTACCGCCGTGTTATCAACCGTAACAACCGCTTGGCTCGTTTGCTTGAGTTGAATGCACCAGGTATCATCGTTCAAAATGAGAAGCGTATGCTTCAAGAAGCGGTTGACGCTTTGATTGATAATGGCCGTCGTGGTCGTCCGATTACAGGACCAGGTAGCCGTCCACTGAAATCATTGAGCCACATGCTTAAAGGGAAACAAGGACGCTTCCGTCAAAACTTGCTCGGTAAACGTGTTGACTTCTCAGGACGTTCCGTTATCGCCGTTGGTCCAACTCTTAAGATGTACCAATGTGGTGTGCCACGTGAAATGGCGATTGAGCTCTTTAAACCATTCGTCATGCGTGAAATCGTTGCCCGTGACATCGTGCAAAACGTTAAGGCAGCTAAACGCTTGGTGGAACGTGGAGACGAACGCATCTGGGATATCCTTGAAGAAGTAATCAAAGAACACCCAGTTCTTTTGAACCGCGCACCGACCCTTCACCGTTTGGGTATCCAAGCCTTCGAGCCAGTCTTGATTGATGGTAAGGCCCTTCGCTTGCACCCGCTTGTCTGTGAAGCCTACAATGCCGACTTTGACGGGGACCAAATGGCCATCCACGTACCGCTTTCAGAAGAAGCTCAAGCAGAAGCTCGTATCTTGATGTTGGCTGCTGAGCATATCTTGAATCCGAAAGATGGTAAACCAGTTGTTACTCCTTCTCAGGACATGGTTTTGGGTAACTACTACTTGACCATGGAAGAAGCTGGTCGTGAGGGTGAAGGAATGGTCTTCAAAGACCGTGACGAAGCGGTTATGGCTTACCGTAATGGTTATGTTCACCTCCACTCACGTGTTGGTATCGCGACAGACAGCCTCAACAAACCTTGGACTGAAGAGCAAAAACACAAGGTCTTGCTTACAACAGTTGGTAAAATCCTCTTCAACGACATCATGCCAGAGGGTCTGCCTTACTTGCAAGAACCAACAAATGCCAACTTAACAGAAGGTGTTCCAGCTAAATACTTCTTGCCACTAGGTGGAGATATCAAGGAAGCTATTCGCAATCTTGAACTCAACCCTCCATTCAAGAAGAAAAATCTTGGGAATATCATCGCTGAAATCTTCAAACGTTTCCGTACGACAGAAACTTCTGCCCTACTTGACCGCATGAAGAATCTCGGATACCACCACTCAACTCTTGCAGGTTTGACAGTGGGTATTGCCGATATCCCAGTTGTTGAAGACAAGGCTGAAATCATCGAAGAATCACACAAACGTGTAGAACAAATCACCAAACAATTCCGTCGTGGTATGATCACAGACGACGAGCGCTACAACGCTGTTACAGCTGAATGGCGTGCAGCCCGTGAAAAATTGGAGAAACGTTTGGTTGCCAACCAAGATCCTAAGAACCCAATCGTTATGATGATGGACTCTGGGGCCCGTGGTAACATCTCAAACTTCTCACAGCTTGCCGGTATGCGTGGTCTGATGGCCGCTCCGAATGGACGTATCATGGAATTGCCAATCCTTTCAAACTTCCGCGAAGGTTTGTCAGTACTCGAAATGTTCTTCTCAACTCACGGTGCCCGTAAAGGTATGACCGATACGGCCCTTAAGACAGCCGACTCAGGTTATTTGACTCGTCGTTTGGTTGACGTTGCCCAAGACGTTATCATCCGTGAGGACGACTGTGGAACAGACCGTGGTCTCTTGATCCGTTCTATCGCAGAAGGAAAAGAGATGATCGAGTCTCTCGAAGAACGCCTCAACGGTCGTTACACTAAGAAAACTGTTAAACATCCAGAAACTGGTGCAGTGATCATCGGTCCAAATGAGTTGATTACAGAAGACAAGGCGCGTGAAATTGTCAATGCTGGTGTGGAAGAAGTGACTATCCGCTCTGTATTTACATGTAACACCCGTCATGGTGTCTGCCGTCACTGTTACGGTATCAACTTGGCGACTGGTGATGCGGTTGAAGTTGGTGAAGCAGTTGGTACAATCGCTGCCCAATCTATCGGGGAACCTGGTACACAGCTTACAATGCGTACCTTCCACACGGGTGGGGTTGCCTCAAATACCGATATCACTCAGGGTCTTCCTCGTGTCCAAGAAATCTTTGAAGCCCGCAATCCTAAAGGGGAAGCGGTCATCACAGAGGTCAAAGGACAAGTTACTGCTATCGAAGAAGACGCGTCAACTCGTACCAAGAAAGTCTTCGTTAAGGGTGAAACTGGAGAAGGCGAATACGTGGTACCATTTACAGCCCGTATGCGTGTCGAAGTTGGAGACCGAGTCTCTCGCGGTGCGGCATTGACAGAAGGTTCTATCCAACCAAAACGTCTCCTTGCTGTTCGTGATGTCTTGTCAGTTGAAACTTATCTTCTCGGTGAAGTACAAAAAGTTTACCGTAGCCAAGGGGTAGAAATCGGTGACAAACACATCGAGGTAATGGTTCGTCAAATGATCCGTAAAGTTCGTGTCATGGATCCAGGTGACACAGACCTTCTTATGGGTACTCTCATGGACATCAACGACTTTACAGATGCCAACAAGGATGTTCTTATCGCAGGTGGAGTTCCAGCGACTGGTCGCCCAGTTCTTATGGGAATCACCAAAGCCTCACTTGAAACCAACAGTTTCTTGTCAGCGGCTTCCTTCCAGGAAACAACTCGTGTCCTTACAGATGCAGCCATCCGTGGTAAGAAAGATCATCTCCTTGGACTCAAGGAAAATGTTATCATCGGTAAGATTATCCCAGCAGGTACTGGTATGGCTCGCTACCGTAACCTTGAACCACAAGCCGTCAATGAAGCAGAATATCTGGCTCCAGAACAAGAAGAGGCAGAACTTGCTCCTGTAGAGGAAGTTGTGGAAATCCAAGTTGAAGAAACAGTAGAATAA